The following proteins come from a genomic window of Desulfovulcanus ferrireducens:
- a CDS encoding TAXI family TRAP transporter solute-binding subunit — MKKTLNLILALLLVLSFAPVVHSKTTFVTIGTGGVTGVYYPTGGAISRMINKKVKQYGIKATVESTAGSVYNINAVLSGDLEFGICQSDRQYQAWNGLAEWKNKGPQKNLRSVFSIHPEAITLIASVNSKINSVADLKGKRVNIGNPGSGQLQNSKDVLAAFGLDENSISAEYAKAVEAPRLLQDEKIDAFFYTVGHPNGNIKEATAGRIKVKLIPIVGAGVDSLLAKYPYYAKSIIPISFYPNVANKEDVKTIGVKATFVTREDMDEDVVYAIVKEVFDNFEEFKKLHPAYTVLTKEDMLQGLSAPVHKGALKYYKETGLIKYINKDLIK; from the coding sequence ATGAAAAAAACCCTTAACCTTATCCTTGCGCTGTTGCTTGTTTTGTCCTTCGCACCTGTAGTGCATAGTAAAACAACATTTGTTACCATTGGAACCGGAGGGGTCACAGGAGTTTATTATCCTACAGGTGGTGCCATCAGCAGGATGATCAACAAAAAAGTTAAGCAATATGGAATTAAGGCTACTGTAGAGTCTACAGCTGGCTCTGTTTACAACATTAACGCTGTCCTCAGTGGCGATTTGGAGTTTGGTATTTGTCAGTCTGACAGACAATACCAGGCCTGGAATGGGCTTGCTGAGTGGAAGAATAAAGGACCTCAGAAAAATCTTCGTTCTGTTTTCTCAATCCATCCCGAAGCTATTACTCTAATTGCATCAGTTAACAGCAAAATTAACTCTGTGGCTGATCTGAAAGGCAAAAGAGTAAACATTGGAAATCCAGGCTCAGGTCAATTGCAAAACTCTAAAGACGTCTTGGCCGCCTTTGGACTGGATGAAAACAGCATCTCCGCTGAATACGCCAAGGCTGTAGAGGCCCCAAGACTGCTCCAGGATGAAAAAATTGATGCATTCTTCTATACTGTAGGCCATCCTAATGGAAATATTAAAGAAGCTACAGCCGGTAGAATCAAAGTAAAGTTGATACCAATTGTTGGTGCCGGCGTTGATTCATTACTTGCTAAATATCCATATTATGCAAAATCAATTATACCAATTAGCTTTTATCCAAATGTAGCAAACAAAGAAGATGTAAAAACCATAGGCGTTAAAGCTACTTTTGTGACAAGAGAAGATATGGACGAAGACGTTGTCTATGCTATTGTCAAAGAAGTCTTTGACAACTTTGAAGAATTTAAGAAATTGCATCCAGCCTATACAGTTTTGACCAAAGAAGATATGTTGCAGGGCTTAAGTGCACCTGTGCATAAAGGCGCATTAAAGTACTATAAAGAAACTGGCCTTATCAAGTATATAAACAAAGACTTGATCAAGTAA
- a CDS encoding TRAP transporter permease: protein MGKNELRKDQEILKEETGELREFRPHESFIFGTIAIAWAIFQLAIASFVILDSTTIRSIHLAFAMSLVFLTIPFFKKPRKFCRYLSVTDRIPLIDYLFAIVGAISALYIMLDWQGIAMRAGCPNTRDIIFGILTIVLLLEATRRSIGPALTIIALAFTLYAFLGPYMPDVLAFKGVSLTKYLSQISLSTEGIYGIPLGVSASIVYLFVLLGAMLEKAGAGRFFIDIAISLLGRYKGGPAKAAIVSSALTGMVSGSSIANIVTTGNFTIPLMKKAGYPAKKAAATEVAASTDGQLMPPIMGAAAFIISEYVNVPYIEVVKAAAIPAFVSYFALFFVTHLEASKLGIRGLSKEELPDFKQTLKKGLHYLIPIAMLIYELVVLRHSPELSAFRSIMLLIVLMFVQEIVRARKTNNGNGIGQGLKNAFRLIGDAFIAGSRNMISVALATASAGIIVGIVNMGIGSMVTQIVEVLSHGNIFLLLLITAIASLLLGMGLPTTATYIVMASLTAPIIVQIGGIQGFIVPLMAAHLFCFYFGILADDTPPVGLASYAAAAIADSEPIPTGLQGFLYDLRTAIIPFMFIFNPDLILHNLNNWPLAILIFVMAVFASFAFTSILQGWLLTKNKWYDIPFLAIATLVLFHPALVNTLFNLPLNSKYYMYIIGMLSFGIVILMQKSRLKNS from the coding sequence ATGGGGAAAAATGAATTAAGGAAAGATCAGGAAATACTTAAGGAAGAAACAGGCGAATTAAGAGAATTCCGTCCGCATGAAAGTTTTATCTTCGGAACCATCGCCATAGCCTGGGCAATTTTTCAATTAGCTATTGCCAGTTTTGTTATTCTTGACAGTACTACTATTCGTTCTATTCACCTTGCCTTTGCCATGTCTCTAGTTTTTTTGACTATTCCCTTTTTTAAGAAACCTAGAAAATTTTGTCGCTACTTATCTGTAACCGACCGTATTCCTTTAATTGATTATCTTTTTGCCATTGTAGGTGCAATTTCGGCTCTGTACATCATGCTTGATTGGCAAGGAATAGCCATGAGGGCCGGATGTCCCAATACTCGTGATATAATATTTGGTATTTTAACTATTGTTCTTCTTCTGGAAGCAACCAGGCGCTCAATAGGACCAGCATTAACCATCATCGCTCTAGCATTTACTCTCTACGCCTTTTTGGGTCCCTACATGCCAGATGTTCTGGCTTTTAAAGGTGTCTCCTTAACTAAATATTTAAGTCAAATCTCTCTCTCCACAGAGGGGATATACGGCATTCCCCTTGGTGTTTCAGCTTCAATAGTCTATCTTTTTGTCCTTTTAGGAGCTATGCTGGAAAAGGCCGGTGCAGGTCGCTTTTTTATTGATATAGCCATATCTCTATTGGGACGTTACAAAGGTGGGCCTGCCAAAGCAGCAATAGTATCCAGCGCCTTAACCGGAATGGTCTCAGGCTCAAGTATTGCCAACATTGTCACCACGGGGAACTTCACAATCCCTCTAATGAAAAAGGCTGGGTATCCAGCTAAAAAGGCAGCTGCTACAGAAGTCGCAGCCAGTACTGATGGACAGCTTATGCCTCCAATCATGGGCGCAGCAGCATTTATTATCTCAGAATATGTTAATGTTCCTTATATCGAAGTTGTTAAGGCGGCAGCAATACCTGCCTTTGTTTCTTATTTTGCTCTGTTTTTTGTCACCCATCTGGAAGCTAGCAAATTAGGCATTCGGGGCTTAAGCAAAGAAGAACTGCCTGATTTTAAGCAGACCCTTAAAAAGGGACTGCATTACTTAATCCCCATTGCCATGCTTATCTACGAACTCGTGGTTTTAAGACACAGCCCGGAATTATCAGCTTTTAGGTCAATTATGCTGCTTATCGTATTGATGTTTGTCCAAGAAATAGTCAGAGCAAGGAAAACGAATAATGGCAATGGCATTGGGCAAGGATTAAAAAATGCGTTCAGACTGATTGGAGACGCGTTTATAGCCGGCTCCCGAAACATGATCTCCGTGGCCCTGGCCACAGCATCTGCCGGGATTATTGTCGGTATCGTAAATATGGGCATTGGCAGCATGGTCACACAGATTGTTGAAGTCCTGTCCCATGGGAACATTTTTCTCCTCTTGTTAATAACAGCCATCGCAAGCCTCTTATTGGGTATGGGGCTGCCAACTACAGCTACATACATAGTCATGGCATCTCTTACCGCGCCAATAATCGTGCAGATAGGAGGTATACAGGGTTTTATAGTCCCATTAATGGCTGCTCACTTGTTTTGCTTTTACTTTGGAATACTTGCCGATGACACACCTCCTGTTGGACTAGCTTCTTATGCTGCAGCAGCTATTGCCGACTCGGAGCCTATTCCAACGGGCCTACAAGGATTTTTATACGATTTAAGAACAGCCATTATCCCATTTATGTTTATTTTCAATCCGGACCTCATACTACATAACCTGAACAACTGGCCATTGGCGATTTTAATCTTTGTTATGGCTGTCTTTGCTTCTTTTGCATTTACTAGTATATTGCAGGGTTGGCTTTTAACCAAAAATAAATGGTACGACATTCCATTTTTGGCTATTGCTACCCTGGTCCTTTTTCATCCGGCACTAGTGAATACCCTTTTTAACTTGCCCCTGAACTCTAAATATTACATGTATATCATTGGCATGCTCAGCTTTGGTATTGTTATCCTGATGCAAAAATCCAGACTGAAGAACAGTTAA
- a CDS encoding SPL family radical SAM protein yields the protein MNSTNYLKKIKRVLVDKEVEHTPLAKRVRQKLGHLPWHVVDKKQTTHTNPINTTESTQTLYLKNYMGKFLRFCPGTRYYRCCGYRIIHIGENCPLSCSYCILRAYFQDKTLKVWANQNDLWAELDHAFGPNPKHFFRVGTGEFTDSLVLEPITGYSRDLAQFLENYPNVCLELKTKIVDLSWMEGLKRTDRVLPAWSLNSPDVSRKEEAGTAPLEERLKAARECTKLGFRVCLHFDPIIHYPGWEKGYSQIIDMIFDYLRPQDIAYFSLGSFRCMPDLFKVIAREFPHSTFIYNEFITGLDGKQRLFLPLRLKQFLFITQKLKQKGLDKQIYFCMESDHVWKKVMGYTPKDLGGLNNHLLKLAFNRDYLS from the coding sequence ATGAACTCAACTAACTATCTGAAAAAAATTAAGCGTGTTTTGGTGGACAAGGAAGTAGAACATACTCCACTTGCAAAACGAGTGCGGCAAAAACTCGGTCACTTACCATGGCATGTTGTTGACAAAAAACAAACCACTCATACAAACCCAATAAACACAACAGAATCAACTCAGACCTTGTATTTAAAAAATTACATGGGGAAATTTTTACGCTTTTGTCCTGGTACGAGATATTATCGCTGTTGCGGCTATCGCATTATCCATATAGGCGAGAATTGTCCTTTAAGCTGCTCCTACTGTATTTTAAGAGCTTATTTTCAGGACAAAACCCTCAAGGTATGGGCCAATCAAAATGATTTGTGGGCCGAGCTTGATCATGCATTTGGTCCGAATCCAAAACACTTTTTCCGAGTAGGCACTGGTGAATTTACTGATTCTCTCGTCCTGGAGCCCATCACGGGGTACAGCCGTGACCTGGCTCAATTTCTGGAAAACTATCCCAATGTCTGCCTGGAACTGAAAACAAAAATTGTCGACTTGTCCTGGATGGAAGGCCTAAAGCGCACAGACAGAGTGTTGCCAGCCTGGTCTTTAAACAGCCCGGATGTTTCCAGGAAGGAAGAAGCTGGCACTGCCCCCTTGGAAGAAAGACTAAAGGCAGCCAGGGAGTGTACCAAACTTGGGTTCAGGGTCTGCCTCCACTTTGACCCCATCATCCACTATCCGGGCTGGGAAAAGGGCTACTCTCAAATTATAGATATGATCTTTGACTATCTCCGACCTCAGGATATTGCCTATTTTAGCCTAGGTTCATTTCGGTGCATGCCAGACCTTTTCAAAGTCATTGCCCGCGAGTTCCCCCATTCCACATTCATCTACAATGAATTTATAACCGGGCTTGACGGGAAACAGAGGCTCTTTTTACCTCTGCGCCTTAAACAATTTTTATTTATTACCCAAAAACTCAAACAAAAAGGGTTGGACAAACAAATCTACTTCTGCATGGAATCTGACCATGTTTGGAAAAAGGTCATGGGATATACTCCCAAAGATCTGGGTGGGCTAAATAACCACCTGCTCAAACTGGCCTTTAACCGGGATTATTTGTCTTAA
- a CDS encoding polysaccharide biosynthesis protein, which yields MIPRTQLANPKFYLMLFADVLLFCLSLILAYLFRFDFSISQEFSAQLFKILPMTCGVKLFFFFLFGLYRGMWRYTSVSDFWRLLQAILFSQLTIIAIIAYLYHFYGYPRSVFLLDGLIAFFLSGGMRLSIRLFYSSQTGSLSWTRAIFFPFGSEKQGKPVIIVGAGDAGEKVAREILEHGHSLYHLIGFVDDDYRKVGRLVHGLPVLGKVEDLPQLIQKYLVQEVLIAIPSATGKQMRRIIRLCDKAKIKFKTLPGLKDIIDGKVSIKALRDVSYEDLLGRPQVKLDCQEIEGYLKDKVVLVTGAGGSIGSELCRQIVRFDPKLLVLVDSGEANLYSIQMELEHVIGFTKYQTVLAQVQDKKLMEQVFGKYSPQVVFHAAAYKHVPMLEISPWQAVYNNILGTQTIMEVAVRHKAERFVLVSTDKAVRPTNVMGASKRVTELLMPTFNGASTRFMAVRFGNVVGSSGSVIPLFRRQIEKGGPVTVTHPEMTRYFMTIPEAAQLILQAGSMGEGGEIFILEMGTPVKIADMARDLIRLCGKEPDEDIEIVFTGLRPGEKLYEELITEGEGIVSTWHEKIMVLKPEIDGSTNSLQSTERLVKQIEELYLLARKFDGHAIKIKLKEIVPEYEPKDIETVV from the coding sequence ATGATTCCTAGAACTCAGCTAGCCAATCCTAAATTTTATCTTATGCTCTTTGCAGATGTTCTCTTATTTTGCCTTTCTCTTATTTTAGCCTATTTGTTTCGCTTTGATTTTTCCATTTCTCAAGAATTTTCTGCTCAGTTGTTCAAGATTCTGCCTATGACTTGTGGTGTAAAGTTGTTTTTTTTCTTTTTATTTGGTCTCTATCGAGGAATGTGGCGATATACCAGTGTAAGTGATTTTTGGCGTCTTTTGCAGGCGATTCTTTTCTCTCAGCTTACAATAATTGCTATTATAGCTTACTTATATCACTTTTATGGGTATCCTAGGTCTGTTTTTCTTTTAGACGGGTTGATTGCCTTTTTTCTTTCAGGAGGAATGCGCCTCTCTATTAGGCTTTTTTATAGTTCTCAAACCGGTTCTTTAAGCTGGACAAGGGCAATTTTTTTCCCGTTTGGGAGTGAAAAGCAAGGCAAACCAGTGATTATTGTCGGAGCCGGAGATGCCGGCGAGAAGGTAGCCAGGGAAATTTTAGAGCATGGGCATAGTCTATATCATTTAATAGGCTTTGTTGATGACGATTATAGAAAAGTTGGCCGTTTGGTACATGGGCTACCAGTATTAGGGAAAGTTGAAGATTTGCCTCAGCTTATCCAGAAATACCTGGTCCAGGAGGTCCTTATTGCCATCCCTTCTGCAACCGGTAAACAGATGCGGAGAATTATCAGGTTGTGTGATAAGGCTAAGATTAAATTCAAGACTTTACCTGGGCTAAAGGATATTATCGATGGTAAAGTTAGTATTAAGGCTTTACGGGATGTTAGTTATGAAGATCTATTGGGGCGGCCGCAAGTTAAACTGGATTGTCAGGAAATAGAAGGTTATCTTAAAGACAAGGTTGTTTTAGTTACAGGTGCGGGTGGTTCTATCGGTTCTGAGCTCTGTCGGCAAATTGTCCGATTTGATCCTAAGTTGCTTGTTTTGGTCGATTCAGGTGAAGCCAATCTATATTCTATCCAGATGGAATTAGAGCATGTTATAGGTTTCACTAAATACCAAACAGTTTTGGCTCAGGTTCAGGATAAGAAACTCATGGAGCAGGTTTTTGGCAAGTACTCACCCCAGGTAGTATTTCACGCTGCAGCTTATAAACACGTGCCAATGCTTGAGATAAGCCCCTGGCAGGCAGTATATAACAACATTTTAGGAACTCAAACTATCATGGAGGTAGCAGTAAGACATAAGGCCGAGCGTTTTGTCCTGGTGTCTACAGATAAGGCTGTCCGGCCAACGAATGTAATGGGGGCAAGTAAGCGGGTAACAGAGCTTTTAATGCCTACCTTTAATGGTGCCAGTACCAGATTTATGGCTGTTCGTTTTGGAAATGTTGTGGGGTCGTCTGGTTCGGTAATCCCCTTATTTCGGCGCCAAATAGAAAAGGGAGGTCCGGTAACTGTTACGCACCCCGAAATGACCAGGTATTTTATGACAATACCTGAGGCAGCCCAGCTAATCCTGCAGGCTGGCTCAATGGGCGAAGGCGGCGAGATATTTATTCTGGAGATGGGTACACCAGTTAAAATCGCTGACATGGCCAGAGACCTTATTCGCCTTTGCGGCAAAGAGCCTGATGAGGATATTGAAATTGTCTTTACGGGATTGCGGCCCGGAGAAAAACTTTATGAGGAACTCATCACCGAAGGTGAAGGCATTGTCTCCACCTGGCATGAGAAAATAATGGTTTTAAAGCCTGAGATAGATGGCAGCACGAATAGTCTTCAGTCCACTGAAAGGCTAGTCAAACAAATTGAGGAACTATATTTACTCGCCCGTAAATTTGATGGTCATGCAATTAAAATAAAGCTTAAGGAAATAGTGCCAGAATATGAGCCAAAGGATATAGAAACGGTTGTTTAG
- the fusA gene encoding elongation factor G, which translates to MLDKLEKQRTFALVGHGGTGKTSVAEMILFNAKVINRLGKIEEGTTCLDFEPEEIKRRGSVQPGFATYKWQKNTHYLIDTPGDNNFIGDISYLLTGADGVVFVVDAIDGVKPLTKKVWSEVERADLPAIVFVNKMDRERADFDMVYDGLTNILGIKPVLLYLPIGAEANFKGLVDVLENKAYFFAEDGKLTPGDVPSEIQDKVLELQEMMIENIAESDEELMEKYLEEGSLTPEEMYKGLRAGVLSRELVPVCVGAALENKGGSKLLDAIQQLLPSPLEHKPWIGEDGSERASSVEEPFAGFVFKTIVDPFAGQLSVMRVLSGKLSSDMTVANPLKDTKEKLGQLLAFEGKKQISVKEEVGPGAIVAVAKLKNTSTGDTLCDEKAPFVLKKPEIPPCILSYALAAEEKGEEDKVFAAVQKLLDEDITLSLTRNDETGDMLLSGMGQLHIELSVEKAKRRYKVGILLKTPKIPYRETIKGKAEVQGRYKKQTGGRGQFGDCWIRLEPLPRGAGYEFVDQIVGGAIPKQYIPAVDKGIQEAAQKGVIAGYPVVDFKVTLYDGSYHSVDSSEMAFKIAGSMAFKKAVEKCKPVLLEPIMSVSVYVPDEFMGDVIGNISSRRGKVLGSDSDNGITEIRAHVPMAEMLQYAQDLRSMTGGQGTFTMEFDHYEECPPPIAEKIIEESKVKEE; encoded by the coding sequence ATGCTGGATAAGCTAGAAAAACAAAGAACCTTTGCTTTGGTTGGCCATGGCGGAACAGGTAAAACTTCTGTGGCAGAAATGATTTTGTTTAACGCGAAAGTTATAAATAGGCTGGGCAAGATCGAAGAGGGAACCACTTGTTTGGACTTTGAGCCAGAGGAAATCAAGAGAAGAGGTAGCGTTCAGCCTGGATTTGCCACATATAAATGGCAAAAAAATACCCACTACTTAATTGATACCCCGGGAGATAATAATTTTATCGGTGACATAAGTTATCTTCTGACCGGAGCGGATGGCGTCGTGTTTGTAGTTGATGCCATTGATGGTGTAAAGCCTTTGACCAAAAAGGTATGGTCAGAAGTTGAGCGGGCAGACTTACCCGCTATCGTTTTTGTGAACAAAATGGACCGCGAACGGGCTGATTTTGATATGGTCTATGATGGCTTGACCAATATTTTGGGAATCAAGCCTGTATTGTTATATCTGCCCATTGGGGCGGAAGCCAATTTTAAAGGCCTTGTGGATGTCCTGGAAAACAAAGCCTATTTCTTTGCTGAAGATGGCAAGTTGACACCAGGCGATGTGCCTTCCGAGATTCAGGACAAGGTCTTGGAATTGCAAGAGATGATGATTGAAAATATTGCAGAAAGCGATGAAGAGTTGATGGAGAAATACCTTGAAGAAGGCAGCCTGACTCCCGAAGAGATGTACAAAGGTTTGCGTGCCGGAGTATTAAGCAGGGAACTGGTTCCTGTTTGTGTAGGAGCTGCTCTGGAAAATAAGGGCGGGAGCAAACTTTTGGACGCCATCCAGCAGCTTCTTCCCTCACCGCTTGAACATAAGCCCTGGATTGGTGAGGATGGGAGTGAAAGAGCTTCCAGTGTGGAAGAGCCCTTTGCAGGTTTTGTGTTCAAGACCATAGTAGATCCGTTTGCCGGACAACTTAGTGTCATGCGCGTTTTGTCCGGTAAACTCAGCTCTGATATGACAGTTGCCAACCCCTTAAAAGACACTAAAGAGAAACTGGGTCAACTTTTGGCCTTTGAGGGGAAAAAACAGATTTCGGTCAAAGAGGAAGTAGGCCCGGGAGCCATTGTTGCTGTGGCCAAACTCAAGAATACCTCCACAGGGGATACCCTGTGCGATGAAAAGGCCCCGTTTGTACTTAAAAAGCCTGAAATTCCGCCGTGCATTCTTTCTTATGCTTTGGCTGCTGAGGAAAAGGGTGAAGAAGACAAGGTATTTGCTGCGGTGCAGAAACTTTTGGATGAAGACATTACCCTTTCACTTACCCGCAACGACGAAACCGGGGATATGCTCCTTTCAGGTATGGGGCAATTGCATATTGAACTTTCTGTGGAAAAGGCCAAAAGAAGGTATAAGGTAGGCATCCTCTTGAAAACGCCCAAGATCCCTTATCGGGAAACCATAAAAGGCAAGGCTGAAGTTCAAGGACGATATAAGAAGCAGACGGGAGGTCGCGGTCAATTCGGTGATTGCTGGATCAGGCTCGAACCTTTGCCTCGCGGCGCAGGATATGAATTTGTGGACCAGATTGTGGGTGGAGCCATCCCGAAACAATATATTCCTGCCGTGGATAAAGGTATTCAGGAAGCAGCCCAAAAAGGGGTTATTGCTGGTTACCCGGTAGTAGATTTTAAGGTCACTCTTTATGATGGTTCATACCACAGCGTGGACTCATCTGAAATGGCCTTTAAAATTGCCGGTTCAATGGCCTTTAAAAAGGCGGTTGAAAAATGCAAGCCCGTTCTTCTTGAACCAATCATGAGTGTCTCTGTCTATGTGCCTGATGAGTTTATGGGTGATGTCATTGGCAATATCTCCAGCAGAAGGGGCAAAGTCCTTGGCTCAGATTCAGACAATGGCATTACTGAAATCAGAGCCCATGTGCCTATGGCTGAAATGCTCCAGTATGCCCAAGACTTACGGTCCATGACCGGAGGACAGGGCACCTTTACCATGGAATTTGATCACTATGAGGAATGTCCTCCACCTATTGCTGAAAAGATCATTGAAGAGAGTAAGGTAAAGGAAGAATAA
- a CDS encoding ParB N-terminal domain-containing protein translates to MKKNTYNQLQITNYELLDCDGPWLFWSSEPDKLFIESINKWGQLQPVLVTKVENSGPERYRYELIAGYRRVQALKNLNRPVLIMEIELASDLDKGMVYLSSNLNQTLDPKKQLKALRYFQGLNSSLKELCRLLNIPIKSKQYILWENWLKLPPKWDQLLITDHVPLSAASILSRFEQKDLDAIYPFLARVSWSQNNALHFLTWLWESGQMRGISVRELIAKNNLTALLDRELSPKDLVKNLVLKAWEIRYPTLSELKQSVDKRCQELCAGTKWRVEHKDNFENFSLELAIKINSREELLNGLKDLQQISKSPTWEMLDRCWQIKD, encoded by the coding sequence ATGAAAAAAAACACATACAACCAATTGCAAATTACAAATTACGAATTACTCGACTGTGACGGGCCATGGCTTTTTTGGTCTTCAGAGCCAGATAAACTTTTTATAGAATCTATAAATAAGTGGGGACAACTCCAGCCTGTCCTGGTTACCAAGGTCGAAAATAGCGGGCCCGAACGCTACCGCTATGAACTTATTGCCGGGTACAGGAGAGTCCAAGCTCTAAAAAATTTAAACAGGCCTGTCTTGATCATGGAAATCGAACTTGCCTCCGACTTGGACAAGGGCATGGTGTATCTCTCTTCCAATCTAAACCAGACCCTTGACCCAAAAAAACAACTTAAGGCCCTACGCTATTTTCAAGGCCTTAATTCTAGCCTGAAAGAACTATGTCGCCTTCTAAATATCCCCATTAAGTCAAAACAATATATACTGTGGGAAAACTGGCTAAAATTACCCCCCAAATGGGATCAGCTTTTGATAACAGACCATGTTCCTCTAAGTGCAGCCTCGATTCTTTCCCGCTTTGAGCAAAAAGATTTGGATGCAATTTATCCTTTCCTGGCCAGGGTATCCTGGTCCCAGAACAATGCTCTTCACTTTTTGACCTGGCTCTGGGAAAGTGGACAAATGCGGGGGATATCAGTGCGGGAGTTAATAGCTAAAAACAATTTGACTGCATTGCTAGACAGAGAGCTATCACCTAAAGACCTGGTTAAAAATCTAGTCTTAAAGGCTTGGGAGATACGCTATCCGACCTTGAGCGAGCTTAAACAATCTGTAGATAAAAGATGCCAGGAACTCTGTGCCGGAACAAAATGGCGGGTTGAACATAAGGATAATTTCGAAAATTTTAGTCTGGAACTAGCCATAAAGATAAATTCCAGAGAAGAACTTTTAAACGGACTAAAAGACTTGCAGCAAATAAGCAAGTCCCCTACCTGGGAAATGCTCGATAGATGCTGGCAAATAAAAGACTAA
- a CDS encoding ribonuclease J, with product MTSEDKFVTLTPLGGLGEIGLNCMVLETKDSMVVIDCGIMFPEDFLFGVDVVIPRLDFIVQKKDKLKGIVLTHGHEDHIGALPWLMPYVDAPIYSSRFTLSLVENKLREYGLLEYVQLVPVSGGQELTLGDFKFHFFPVCHSIVEGFGLGVETPVGKIVHTGDFKIDRHPLDGHYTDLEAFARFSASGVKLLLSDSTNVERDGFALTEREIKESLRSIFAQSKGRILVTLFSSHIQRIQEVFDLAREFGRKVAVSGKSLAVNIDIATELGFLRHTEENYGKLEDVLRLNDDQIVLLLTGSQGEPLSALSRLALGEHRQLKVHKGDTVIMSSRFIPGNTKAITKVINNLYRLGAEVLYEKVRAIHASGHAHREELKLMLKTVKPKFFLPVHGEYRHLVKHCQLAQECGVAPERTIILEDGNPLTLFTDSIRFEEDIYAESILVDGKGVGDVGQTVLRERQILGGEGLVIVVLVIEKDTGEMVMEPNLLSKGFIFEQQFAHVLEDAKCIVLDIFENIPPGQTKKLEDRIRSSLRRFFRKILGRDPVVIPLVIIVPKGR from the coding sequence ATGACCAGTGAAGATAAATTTGTTACTTTGACTCCTCTGGGAGGATTGGGCGAGATAGGGCTCAATTGTATGGTTTTAGAGACAAAAGACTCTATGGTTGTGATAGACTGCGGGATAATGTTTCCTGAAGATTTTTTATTTGGCGTTGATGTAGTTATCCCTCGACTGGATTTTATTGTGCAAAAAAAGGATAAGTTAAAAGGGATTGTTTTAACCCATGGTCATGAAGATCATATTGGAGCCTTGCCTTGGCTGATGCCCTATGTAGATGCGCCTATCTATAGTTCGCGGTTTACACTGAGCCTGGTGGAGAACAAGCTCAGGGAATATGGCTTATTGGAGTACGTGCAACTGGTCCCGGTTTCCGGTGGACAGGAATTAACTTTGGGTGATTTCAAATTTCATTTTTTCCCTGTCTGTCACTCCATCGTTGAAGGCTTTGGCTTAGGTGTAGAAACACCAGTGGGCAAGATCGTGCATACAGGTGATTTCAAGATTGATCGACACCCTCTTGATGGTCATTACACAGATTTGGAAGCCTTTGCCCGCTTTTCAGCCTCAGGGGTCAAGTTATTACTTTCAGACTCTACCAACGTGGAGCGCGATGGTTTTGCCCTGACTGAGAGAGAGATAAAAGAGTCCTTGCGGAGCATATTTGCCCAGTCTAAAGGACGGATTCTGGTCACCTTATTTTCCAGTCATATCCAGCGTATTCAAGAGGTGTTTGATCTGGCCCGGGAGTTTGGGCGAAAAGTTGCAGTCAGCGGTAAAAGTCTGGCTGTAAATATCGATATTGCCACAGAGTTGGGTTTCCTACGCCATACTGAGGAGAATTATGGCAAGCTGGAAGATGTCCTTAGATTAAACGATGATCAGATAGTGCTTTTGCTTACCGGTTCCCAGGGTGAACCTTTATCGGCCCTATCCCGTCTGGCTTTAGGAGAGCACAGGCAGCTTAAGGTACACAAAGGGGACACGGTGATAATGTCTTCCAGGTTTATCCCTGGCAATACCAAGGCCATAACCAAGGTGATCAACAACCTGTATCGCCTGGGGGCTGAAGTATTGTATGAGAAAGTCAGGGCCATACATGCTTCGGGACATGCCCACCGGGAAGAACTTAAGCTTATGCTGAAGACTGTAAAGCCTAAATTCTTTCTCCCTGTGCATGGCGAGTACAGACATCTGGTCAAGCATTGTCAGCTAGCTCAGGAATGTGGGGTAGCTCCTGAACGGACTATAATTTTAGAAGATGGCAACCCGCTCACATTGTTTACAGATTCCATTCGTTTTGAAGAAGATATCTATGCTGAATCTATTCTCGTGGATGGAAAAGGTGTAGGCGATGTGGGCCAGACTGTACTTAGAGAGAGGCAGATTCTGGGAGGTGAGGGTCTGGTTATTGTGGTTTTGGTTATTGAGAAGGATACGGGAGAGATGGTTATGGAGCCGAACCTGCTGTCCAAAGGTTTCATTTTCGAACAGCAGTTTGCCCATGTGCTAGAAGATGCCAAGTGTATTGTCCTGGATATCTTTGAAAATATTCCTCCCGGTCAGACCAAAAAACTTGAAGACCGTATTCGCTCCTCTTTGCGCCGATTTTTTCGCAAGATATTAGGTCGAGATCCTGTGGTTATCCCGCTTGTCATTATAGTCCCTAAAGGGCGCTAA